In the genome of Bradyrhizobium sp. CIAT3101, one region contains:
- a CDS encoding IclR family transcriptional regulator C-terminal domain-containing protein has product MPKLKRSETDERATDFVEALDRGLRLLQCFGTNSGPMTLSDLARAAELPRATARRMLFTLQRGGFVSGDGKLFSLTPHVLTLAASYLRSNQLVAVLQPVLDRVATAANEISSLAVLDGDDVVFVARSSPARMFSGGLEIGYRLPAFCTSVGRTMLGQLDDADLATRLTAMKREAMTPQTETDPKALLARIANDRAQGYSLVDREAEPHFRSISVPVHRYDGVIVAAINMGAHVDRVPAQELIGRFLPLLREGADSVRSQLL; this is encoded by the coding sequence ATGCCCAAGCTGAAGCGGAGCGAGACTGACGAGCGCGCGACGGATTTCGTCGAAGCCCTCGATCGCGGCCTGCGGCTGTTGCAATGCTTTGGCACCAACTCAGGCCCGATGACACTGAGTGATCTCGCTCGCGCTGCCGAGCTGCCGCGTGCGACGGCCCGGCGCATGCTGTTCACGCTCCAGCGCGGCGGTTTTGTCAGTGGCGACGGAAAACTGTTCTCGCTGACGCCGCATGTGCTGACGCTGGCGGCATCATACCTGCGCTCCAACCAGCTCGTCGCCGTGCTCCAGCCCGTGCTCGACCGCGTCGCGACCGCGGCCAACGAGATCTCCTCGCTCGCCGTGCTCGATGGCGATGACGTCGTGTTCGTCGCACGCAGCAGCCCGGCGCGGATGTTTTCGGGCGGATTGGAGATCGGCTACCGTCTGCCGGCCTTCTGCACCTCGGTCGGCCGCACCATGCTCGGCCAGCTCGACGATGCCGATCTCGCCACGCGGCTGACAGCGATGAAGCGCGAGGCGATGACGCCGCAGACGGAGACCGATCCCAAGGCATTGCTCGCGCGGATCGCCAATGACCGCGCGCAAGGGTATTCGCTGGTCGACCGCGAGGCCGAGCCGCATTTCCGCTCGATCTCGGTTCCCGTCCATCGTTACGACGGCGTGATCGTCGCCGCCATCAACATGGGCGCCCATGTCGATCGCGTCCCGGCGCAGGAATTGATCGGGCGCTTCCTGCCACTGCTGCGTGAAGGCGCGGACTCCGTGCGTTCGCAATTGCTGTAG
- the ybaL gene encoding YbaL family putative K(+) efflux transporter, whose translation MPHDTPLIATIVVGLGLAFVLGTIAQRFRIPPLVGYLLAGVAVGPFTPGFVADQALATELSELGIILLMFGVGLHFSLQDLLSVRNIAVPGAVVQIAVATLMGLGLALLMGWSASAGLVFGLALSVASTVVLLRALQERRLMETDRGRIAVGWLIVEDLAMVLVLVLFPAIASLQGGHGGKPAFEPLAAQLGLGLAGVVMLTIVKIVAFIGLMLVVGRRVIPWILHYIAHTGSRELFRLAVLAIALCIAFGATKLFDVSLALGAFFAGMMLRESPLSARAAQESLPLRDAFAVLFFVSVGMMFDPMSVVREPWPLLATLAIIMLGKSLAAFLIVVLFRHPVATALTISASLSQIGEFSFILAELGVASQILPSDGRDLIMAGAILSIMLNPLMFAAATWLAPLLEPRRDTLQVAAAVPEPIRTTDLADHTIVIGYGRVGALVGDALKQRQLPFLVAEVGESALEKLKRGGIETIMGNAAQPEILGATNPARARHLVIAIPEAFEAGQIVQQARAANPDLRIIARAHADAEVDHLRGLGADVVIMGEREIARGMIEELERRVPDAAQQDPRALAVGSVV comes from the coding sequence ATGCCGCATGACACACCTCTCATCGCCACCATCGTCGTCGGACTTGGACTAGCCTTCGTACTTGGAACAATCGCGCAGCGGTTCCGCATTCCGCCGCTGGTCGGATATCTGCTCGCCGGTGTTGCGGTCGGCCCGTTCACGCCGGGCTTCGTCGCCGACCAGGCGCTTGCCACCGAGTTGTCGGAGCTCGGAATTATCCTGCTGATGTTCGGTGTCGGCCTGCATTTCTCGCTGCAGGATCTGCTCAGCGTCCGCAACATCGCCGTGCCCGGCGCCGTCGTGCAGATCGCGGTCGCGACCTTGATGGGGCTTGGCCTTGCCCTGCTGATGGGCTGGAGCGCCAGCGCCGGCCTCGTGTTCGGCCTCGCTTTGTCGGTGGCGAGCACCGTCGTGCTGCTGCGCGCACTGCAGGAGCGGCGCCTGATGGAGACCGATCGCGGCCGCATCGCCGTCGGCTGGCTGATCGTCGAGGACCTCGCGATGGTGCTCGTGCTGGTGCTGTTTCCGGCGATCGCGAGCCTTCAGGGCGGCCATGGCGGCAAGCCGGCGTTCGAGCCGCTGGCCGCGCAGCTCGGTCTCGGGCTTGCCGGCGTGGTGATGCTGACGATCGTCAAGATCGTCGCGTTCATCGGCCTGATGCTGGTGGTGGGCCGCCGGGTGATTCCCTGGATTCTGCACTATATCGCCCATACCGGCTCGCGCGAGCTGTTCCGCCTTGCCGTGCTGGCCATCGCGCTGTGCATCGCCTTCGGCGCGACGAAGCTGTTCGACGTCTCGCTGGCGCTCGGCGCGTTCTTCGCCGGCATGATGCTGCGGGAATCGCCGCTCAGCGCGCGCGCCGCGCAGGAATCGTTGCCGCTGCGCGATGCTTTCGCCGTGCTGTTCTTTGTCTCGGTCGGCATGATGTTCGATCCGATGAGCGTGGTCCGCGAGCCCTGGCCGCTGCTGGCGACGCTTGCGATCATCATGCTCGGCAAATCGCTTGCCGCGTTCCTGATTGTGGTGCTGTTCCGGCATCCGGTCGCGACCGCCCTGACGATCTCCGCAAGCCTGTCGCAGATCGGAGAGTTCTCCTTCATCCTGGCCGAGCTCGGCGTCGCCTCGCAGATCCTGCCGAGCGACGGCCGCGACCTGATCATGGCCGGCGCGATCCTCTCCATCATGCTCAACCCGCTGATGTTCGCGGCCGCCACCTGGCTCGCGCCGCTGCTCGAACCGAGGCGGGATACGCTGCAAGTCGCGGCCGCCGTGCCCGAGCCGATCCGCACTACCGATCTTGCCGACCATACGATCGTGATCGGCTATGGCCGCGTCGGCGCCCTGGTCGGCGATGCCTTGAAGCAGCGGCAATTGCCGTTCCTGGTCGCCGAGGTCGGTGAGAGCGCGCTCGAGAAGCTGAAGCGGGGCGGCATCGAGACCATCATGGGCAATGCCGCGCAGCCCGAGATCCTCGGCGCCACAAATCCGGCGCGGGCACGGCATCTGGTCATCGCGATCCCCGAGGCGTTCGAGGCGGGGCAGATCGTGCAGCAGGCGCGCGCGGCCAATCCGGATCTCCGCATCATCGCGCGTGCGCATGCGGATGCCGAGGTCGATCATCTCAGGGGATTGGGGGCTGACGTCGTCATCATGGGCGAGCGGGAAATCGCGCGCGGCATGATCGAGGAGCTGGAGAGGAGAGTTCCGGATGCTGCCCAGCAAGATCCCCGTGCGCTCGCGGTCGGTTCGGTCGTATGA
- a CDS encoding helix-turn-helix transcriptional regulator, whose amino-acid sequence MTDSPDAESRFLEQLGQRVRTMRALRGMSRKVLAKVSGISERYIAQLESGKGNVSIVLLRRVSDAMGAHLEDLLPSADPTPDWQMFRDLLRKATPAQIAQAKDLLAGGSASAPRRAPFCGIALIGLRGAGKSTLGRMLAKKIGWSFVELNKEVEQQNGLSVAEIIALYGQEGFRRMEQAALQQLLARNELMVLATGGGIVSEPLTFDQILSSFYTIWLKAEPEEHMARVRRQGDLRPMADDRSAMAELRNILLSREPLYARATAVVDTAGLSVDAAAARLIDAVRPVLQSEARSFGLRSVAL is encoded by the coding sequence ATGACCGACAGTCCCGACGCCGAATCCCGCTTTCTCGAACAGCTGGGCCAGCGCGTGCGCACCATGCGCGCGCTGCGCGGCATGTCGCGCAAGGTGCTCGCCAAGGTATCAGGAATTTCGGAGCGCTACATCGCGCAGCTCGAAAGCGGCAAGGGCAATGTCTCCATCGTCCTGCTGCGCCGTGTCTCCGACGCGATGGGCGCGCATCTCGAGGACCTACTTCCCTCCGCCGATCCGACGCCGGACTGGCAGATGTTTCGCGATCTCTTGCGCAAGGCGACACCGGCGCAGATCGCCCAGGCCAAGGATCTGCTCGCCGGCGGCAGCGCCTCCGCGCCGCGGCGCGCGCCGTTCTGCGGCATCGCGCTGATCGGCCTGCGCGGCGCCGGCAAATCGACGCTGGGAAGAATGCTGGCGAAGAAGATCGGCTGGAGCTTTGTCGAGCTCAACAAGGAGGTCGAGCAGCAGAACGGCCTCTCGGTCGCCGAGATCATCGCACTCTACGGCCAGGAAGGCTTCCGCCGCATGGAGCAGGCCGCGCTGCAGCAGCTGCTCGCACGCAACGAGCTGATGGTGCTGGCGACCGGCGGCGGCATCGTGTCGGAGCCGTTGACCTTCGACCAGATCCTGTCGTCGTTCTACACGATCTGGCTGAAGGCCGAACCGGAAGAGCACATGGCCCGCGTCCGGCGCCAGGGCGATTTGCGTCCGATGGCGGATGATCGCTCCGCAATGGCCGAGCTGCGCAACATCCTGCTCAGCCGCGAGCCGCTCTACGCGCGCGCGACGGCGGTGGTGGATACGGCGGGGCTGTCGGTCGATGCAGCAGCGGCAAGACTGATCGATGCGGTGCGGCCGGTGCTGCAGAGCGAAGCGCGGAGTTTTGGATTGCGGAGCGTGGCGCTGTAG
- a CDS encoding B12-binding domain-containing protein has protein sequence MLRWCAHCQQFMGEMPPHADLGITHGLCRKCAGEQPDLLSGDEYAHAVALRDIFQSLFSAGRRNDFAAAGPLIDNAIAAHCRPVDILIGMIAPMLYEIGNAWENGTLTVEGEHEFTAYAERVIDLVEARMRLAWSRPARAGGDGCFFLMNAPGNIHVVGIRILGLWLQNQGWRTRHVDDRTVLDALSEPAMEGEPKTLLVSIALPDQYDAVAALVERVQALPAPSRPDIVLGGYAVKTGSVPRTPGVKLAPDINALGLD, from the coding sequence ATGCTGAGATGGTGTGCCCATTGCCAGCAATTCATGGGCGAGATGCCGCCGCACGCGGATCTCGGCATCACACATGGGCTGTGCCGGAAGTGCGCGGGCGAACAGCCGGATCTGCTCAGCGGCGATGAATATGCCCATGCGGTCGCGTTGAGGGACATCTTTCAGTCGCTGTTCTCGGCCGGACGCAGGAACGATTTCGCTGCCGCGGGGCCGCTGATCGACAACGCCATCGCTGCCCATTGCCGGCCGGTCGACATTCTCATCGGCATGATCGCGCCAATGCTCTACGAGATCGGCAACGCCTGGGAGAACGGCACCCTCACCGTCGAAGGCGAGCATGAATTCACCGCTTACGCCGAGCGCGTGATCGATCTGGTCGAAGCGAGGATGCGGTTGGCCTGGTCAAGGCCGGCGCGCGCCGGCGGTGACGGCTGCTTTTTTCTGATGAATGCGCCGGGCAACATCCATGTGGTGGGCATTCGCATTCTCGGCCTCTGGCTCCAGAACCAGGGGTGGCGAACGCGGCACGTCGACGACCGTACGGTGCTCGATGCGCTGTCCGAGCCGGCGATGGAGGGTGAGCCCAAGACGCTGCTGGTCTCGATCGCGCTTCCCGATCAGTACGATGCCGTCGCCGCCCTCGTTGAACGCGTCCAGGCGTTGCCGGCGCCGAGCCGTCCGGACATTGTGCTCGGCGGCTACGCGGTCAAGACGGGGTCGGTGCCGCGGACCCCGGGTGTGAAGCTTGCCCCCGACATCAACGCGCTCGGTCTCGACTAG
- a CDS encoding DUF309 domain-containing protein: MNVPSHADGQLPWPRWAYVPGEIGHVDADYQTLDMAKALVPPAFRGYVPARHPALRYGLALNDRGYFWESQEVLEALWAGAPQGGRERILLRACIHVANANLRLRMQKAHSAARLFGDALTELRALNSRKAAPAGDGFVESFPVPALAASLQAKLGRAQLTKADWIGLGAIVRSQAPS, from the coding sequence ATGAATGTGCCTTCACATGCGGACGGCCAATTACCGTGGCCGCGCTGGGCCTATGTGCCTGGCGAGATCGGCCACGTCGACGCGGATTACCAGACCCTCGACATGGCCAAGGCGCTGGTGCCCCCGGCGTTCCGCGGTTACGTGCCGGCACGCCATCCGGCGCTCCGTTACGGCCTCGCGCTGAACGACCGCGGCTATTTCTGGGAGTCGCAGGAAGTGCTGGAAGCGCTGTGGGCGGGAGCCCCGCAAGGCGGCCGCGAACGCATTCTGCTGCGGGCCTGCATCCATGTCGCCAACGCCAATCTGCGGCTGCGCATGCAGAAGGCGCATTCGGCCGCGCGCCTGTTTGGGGATGCGCTCACCGAACTGCGTGCGCTGAACTCCCGCAAGGCGGCCCCGGCCGGCGATGGCTTCGTCGAGAGCTTTCCAGTGCCGGCGCTGGCAGCCTCGCTCCAGGCCAAGCTCGGCCGTGCCCAGCTCACCAAGGCCGATTGGATCGGGCTCGGGGCCATCGTGCGGTCCCAGGCACCTTCATGA
- a CDS encoding transglutaminase family protein, whose product MTDILPDTLRRLYTDPGEYIDSDHPAVQQFAETAVRGDASAREKASVLYKAVRDGIRYNPYVSMRVAETFRASSVLAAGQGYCVGKASLYAAACRVHGIPARVGFADVKNHLTTEKLRASMGTDIFTWHGFTEVHVDGAWRKATPTFNDTLCAKVGVAPLDFDGHTDALLHPFDGEGRAYMQYVNDRGTYHDVPAKFLMREMARDYANMQGEDLSGRDMEREAEGR is encoded by the coding sequence ATGACCGACATCCTTCCCGATACCCTCCGCCGCCTCTACACCGATCCAGGCGAGTACATCGACAGCGATCATCCCGCCGTGCAGCAATTCGCCGAAACGGCGGTACGCGGGGACGCCAGCGCCCGCGAGAAGGCGAGCGTGCTGTACAAGGCGGTGCGCGACGGCATCCGCTATAACCCGTACGTCAGCATGCGCGTCGCCGAGACGTTTCGCGCGTCGAGCGTGCTTGCCGCGGGTCAGGGCTATTGCGTCGGCAAGGCTTCGCTCTATGCCGCCGCCTGCCGCGTCCACGGCATTCCCGCCCGGGTCGGCTTTGCCGACGTGAAGAACCATCTCACCACCGAAAAACTACGCGCGAGCATGGGCACGGATATCTTCACCTGGCACGGCTTTACGGAAGTGCATGTCGACGGCGCCTGGCGCAAGGCGACGCCGACCTTCAACGACACGCTCTGCGCCAAGGTCGGCGTGGCGCCGCTCGATTTCGACGGCCACACCGATGCGCTGCTGCATCCCTTCGACGGCGAAGGCCGCGCCTACATGCAATATGTCAACGACCGCGGCACCTATCACGACGTGCCGGCGAAATTCCTCATGCGCGAGATGGCGCGCGACTACGCCAACATGCAGGGCGAGGATCTTTCGGGCCGCGACATGGAGCGCGAGGCGGAAGGACGATAG
- a CDS encoding group II truncated hemoglobin, whose amino-acid sequence MTSSDVTTSMFERIGGRATIDLLVDRFYDRMDTLPEATIIRAMHADDLDLIRDVLKRYLTEWTGGPKLYTPEKGHPRLRQRHIGFAIGDAERDAWLLCMRGAMEETVTDVDARRDLDKAISGLADWMRNRS is encoded by the coding sequence ATGACCTCCAGCGACGTCACCACCTCCATGTTCGAACGGATCGGCGGCCGTGCCACGATCGACCTGTTGGTCGACCGCTTCTACGACCGCATGGACACGCTGCCGGAAGCAACAATCATCCGCGCGATGCATGCGGACGATCTCGACCTGATCAGGGACGTGCTGAAGCGCTACCTCACGGAATGGACGGGCGGTCCAAAACTCTACACGCCGGAGAAGGGCCATCCGCGATTGCGGCAGCGGCATATCGGCTTTGCCATCGGCGATGCCGAGCGCGATGCGTGGCTGCTCTGCATGCGCGGTGCGATGGAGGAGACCGTCACTGACGTCGATGCGCGACGGGACCTCGATAAAGCCATATCCGGCCTTGCCGACTGGATGCGCAATCGCAGCTAG
- a CDS encoding alpha/beta hydrolase — protein MTNLTPTGFLSIGTASLEYKWLAPHSADAPTIVMLHEGLGSVGLWGDFPEKLQQATGAGIFAYSRAGYGQSSPVALPRPLDYMQREALDVLPKVLDAIPFKRGLLLGHSDGGSIAAIYAGSHQDNRLQGIALIAPHFIVEDVSVKSIAAIKTTYETTDLKAKLARWHKDVDNAFYGWNGAWLDPKFRDWDISEYLAYIRVPVLVVQGKDDQYGTLRQVEIAQEECYCPVDLKIISDAGHSPHREAPGATLDAIEQFAKAALRDDQGLGVCAA, from the coding sequence ATGACCAACCTCACCCCCACCGGCTTCCTCAGCATCGGCACCGCCAGCCTCGAGTACAAATGGCTGGCGCCGCACTCGGCCGACGCCCCGACCATCGTCATGCTGCATGAAGGCCTCGGCTCCGTCGGCTTGTGGGGCGACTTTCCGGAGAAGCTCCAGCAGGCCACCGGTGCCGGCATCTTCGCCTATTCGCGTGCGGGCTACGGCCAGTCGAGCCCGGTCGCGCTGCCGCGGCCGCTCGACTACATGCAGCGCGAGGCGCTCGACGTGCTGCCGAAAGTGCTGGACGCCATTCCCTTCAAGCGCGGCCTGCTGCTCGGCCATTCCGACGGCGGCTCGATTGCGGCGATCTATGCCGGTTCACATCAGGACAATCGCCTGCAAGGCATCGCGCTGATCGCGCCGCATTTCATCGTCGAGGACGTCTCGGTGAAGTCCATCGCCGCGATCAAGACCACCTATGAGACCACCGATCTCAAGGCGAAGCTCGCGCGCTGGCACAAGGACGTCGACAACGCCTTTTACGGCTGGAACGGCGCCTGGCTCGACCCGAAATTCCGCGACTGGGATATCTCGGAATATCTGGCCTACATCCGCGTTCCTGTCCTGGTCGTGCAAGGAAAGGACGACCAATATGGGACACTGCGGCAGGTCGAAATTGCACAGGAAGAGTGCTACTGTCCGGTAGATTTGAAAATTATTTCAGACGCGGGCCATTCCCCGCATCGTGAAGCGCCCGGAGCGACGCTTGACGCAATTGAGCAATTTGCAAAAGCGGCCCTGCGCGACGATCAGGGACTCGGGGTATGCGCCGCATGA
- a CDS encoding benzoate-CoA ligase family protein, whose translation MSEGSYNAVTWLLDRNVEEGRGNKLVFDDTVSRLTYGELQRETRRAANMLRRLGVRREERVAMIMLDTIDFPIVFLGAIRAGVVPVPLNTLLTADQYAYILADCRARVLFVSEALYPVIKDVVGRMPDLEHVVVSGAKQNGHKQLAEEISGESDQFTTAVTHPDEPAFWLYSSGSTGMPKGVRHIHSNMQATADTYAKQVLGIRENDVGLSAAKLFFAYGLGNALTFPMSVGATTILNSERPTPARMFDLMNRYNPSIFYGVPTLFAAMLNDETMKSERGGKSLRICTSAGEALPESVGNSWKSRFGVDILDGVGSTELLHIFLSNAPGDIKYGSSGKPVPGYAVRLVNEAGQDVADGEVGELLVDAPSAGEGYWNQRHKSRRTFEGPWTRTGDKYVRDTDGRYTFCGRADDMFKVSGIWVSPFEVESALITHPAVLEAAVVPEADPEGLLKPKAFVVLRPGAKTSDLQEMLKEHVKQKIGPWKYPRWIDVVDSLPKTATGKIQRFKLREGAN comes from the coding sequence GTGAGCGAGGGATCCTACAACGCGGTGACCTGGCTGCTCGACCGTAACGTCGAGGAGGGCCGGGGCAACAAGCTCGTCTTCGACGACACCGTCTCGCGGCTGACCTATGGCGAGCTCCAGCGCGAGACCCGCCGCGCCGCCAACATGCTGCGCCGGCTCGGTGTCCGCCGCGAAGAGCGCGTCGCGATGATCATGCTGGATACGATCGATTTCCCGATCGTATTTCTGGGCGCGATCCGCGCCGGCGTCGTGCCGGTGCCGCTCAACACGCTGCTGACCGCGGACCAATACGCCTACATCCTCGCCGATTGCCGAGCGCGCGTGCTGTTCGTGTCCGAGGCGCTCTATCCCGTCATCAAGGATGTCGTCGGCCGAATGCCCGATCTCGAGCATGTCGTGGTCTCCGGCGCCAAGCAGAACGGGCACAAGCAACTCGCGGAAGAGATCTCGGGCGAGAGCGATCAGTTCACCACGGCCGTGACGCATCCCGACGAGCCGGCATTCTGGCTCTATTCGTCGGGCTCGACCGGCATGCCCAAGGGCGTACGCCACATCCACTCGAACATGCAGGCGACCGCCGACACCTATGCCAAGCAGGTGCTCGGCATCCGCGAGAACGATGTCGGCCTCTCCGCCGCAAAGCTGTTCTTCGCCTATGGCCTCGGCAATGCGCTGACCTTCCCGATGTCGGTCGGCGCCACGACTATCCTGAACAGCGAGCGTCCGACGCCGGCGCGGATGTTCGACCTGATGAACCGCTACAACCCGTCGATCTTCTACGGCGTGCCGACGCTGTTCGCGGCGATGCTGAACGACGAGACCATGAAGAGCGAGCGCGGCGGCAAGTCCTTGCGCATCTGCACCTCGGCCGGCGAGGCGCTGCCGGAATCGGTCGGCAACAGCTGGAAGTCGCGCTTCGGCGTCGACATTCTCGATGGCGTCGGCTCAACCGAGCTGTTGCACATCTTCCTTTCGAATGCGCCCGGTGACATCAAATACGGCTCCTCCGGCAAGCCGGTGCCGGGCTACGCGGTGCGGCTCGTCAACGAGGCTGGCCAGGATGTGGCCGACGGCGAGGTCGGCGAGCTCCTGGTCGATGCGCCCTCGGCCGGCGAGGGCTACTGGAACCAGCGTCACAAGAGCCGGCGCACGTTTGAGGGTCCATGGACCCGCACCGGCGACAAATATGTTCGCGACACCGATGGCCGCTACACCTTCTGCGGCCGCGCCGATGACATGTTCAAGGTCTCCGGCATCTGGGTCTCGCCGTTTGAGGTCGAGAGCGCGCTGATCACGCATCCCGCGGTGCTCGAGGCCGCTGTGGTACCCGAGGCCGATCCGGAAGGCCTGTTGAAGCCGAAGGCCTTCGTCGTGTTGCGCCCTGGCGCGAAGACGAGCGACCTGCAGGAGATGCTGAAGGAGCACGTCAAGCAGAAGATCGGGCCGTGGAAATATCCGCGCTGGATCGACGTGGTGGACTCGCTCCCGAAGACGGCGACGGGAAAGATCCAGCGGTTCAAATTGCGCGAGGGCGCGAACTGA
- a CDS encoding PRC-barrel domain-containing protein — protein sequence MQHTMVPSDRVEHVAVYGCDGSKLGTIERLMLDKVSGTVAYAIIKTGRLLGTHHHYPVQWSALKYDPGRQAFQVELTPEQLSSGPCEFDGDEFDWGDRSPPYQHPNYWSI from the coding sequence ATGCAACACACCATGGTTCCCAGTGATCGCGTCGAGCACGTCGCCGTTTATGGGTGCGACGGCTCGAAGCTCGGCACGATCGAACGATTGATGCTCGACAAGGTAAGCGGAACGGTCGCCTACGCCATCATCAAGACCGGCAGGTTGCTCGGGACGCATCATCACTATCCCGTGCAATGGAGCGCGCTGAAATATGATCCGGGACGTCAGGCCTTCCAGGTCGAACTGACGCCGGAGCAATTGAGCAGCGGCCCCTGCGAGTTTGATGGCGATGAATTCGACTGGGGCGACCGCTCGCCGCCGTATCAGCATCCGAACTACTGGTCGATCTGA
- a CDS encoding IS1595 family transposase, translating into MTDLLKNPIFLDETKAREWLEARVWPQGPTCPHCGNADQEKITKLEGDAHRPGVYQCNEPQCRLQFTVTVNTVFERSKIPLTKWLAALFLMTASKKGISAHQVHRMLGISYKSTWFMMHRLREAMRVGGLLPPMGEDGGAVEVDETYIGRLQGVKKKRGGAAHKNTVLSLLDRETGHVRSFHVATATVDDVAPIVRANVSKEAHLMTDQAKIYKKLGAEFSRHDTVNHQEDEYVRRDGETVITTNTIESYFSVFKRGMGGTYQHCAEKHLHRYLAEFDFRHNNRTALGVNDTERADQLAKGIVGKRLTYRRPDRKGSTTQA; encoded by the coding sequence ATGACCGATCTTCTCAAAAACCCGATCTTCCTCGACGAGACAAAAGCCCGCGAATGGCTTGAGGCCCGGGTTTGGCCGCAGGGTCCGACCTGCCCTCACTGCGGCAATGCAGACCAAGAGAAGATCACCAAGCTTGAGGGTGATGCTCACCGCCCGGGCGTGTACCAGTGCAATGAGCCGCAGTGCCGCCTGCAATTCACGGTGACCGTGAATACGGTTTTCGAGCGCTCCAAAATCCCGCTGACCAAGTGGCTTGCGGCCCTGTTCCTGATGACGGCCTCCAAGAAGGGCATTAGCGCCCATCAGGTGCACCGCATGCTCGGCATCAGCTACAAGAGCACTTGGTTCATGATGCACCGCCTGCGTGAGGCTATGCGCGTTGGCGGCCTGCTCCCGCCCATGGGCGAGGATGGCGGCGCGGTAGAGGTTGACGAGACCTACATTGGCCGTCTGCAAGGCGTGAAGAAGAAGCGCGGCGGTGCGGCTCATAAGAACACGGTTCTTTCGTTGCTGGATCGCGAGACCGGCCACGTTCGCAGCTTCCATGTTGCAACCGCGACGGTTGATGACGTTGCGCCCATCGTGCGCGCCAACGTCTCCAAGGAAGCCCACCTGATGACCGATCAGGCCAAGATTTATAAGAAGCTGGGCGCTGAGTTCTCGCGCCACGACACGGTCAACCACCAAGAGGACGAATACGTTCGCCGCGACGGCGAAACGGTCATCACCACCAACACCATTGAAAGCTACTTCTCTGTGTTCAAGCGCGGCATGGGCGGCACCTATCAACACTGCGCTGAGAAGCATCTACACCGCTATCTTGCTGAGTTCGATTTCCGCCACAACAACCGCACAGCCTTGGGCGTGAACGACACGGAGCGCGCCGACCAATTGGCTAAGGGCATCGTTGGGAAGCGTCTGACCTACCGACGGCCTGACCGCAAGGGAAGCACCACGCAGGCTTAG